A genome region from Pseudomonas helmanticensis includes the following:
- the rph gene encoding ribonuclease PH, translating into MKRPSGRAADQLRSIRITRNYTKHAEGSVLVEFGDTKVICTVSVENGVPRFLKGQGQGWLTAEYGMLPRATGERNQREASRGKQGGRTLEIQRLIGRSLRAALDMSKLGDVTLYVDCDVIQADGGTRTASITGAMVALVDALKVIKKRGGLKGGDPLKQMIAAVSVGMYQGEPVLDLDYLEDSAAETDLNVVMTSTGGFIEVQGTAEGAPFQPEDLNAMLELAKKGMNEIFELQKSALAD; encoded by the coding sequence ATGAAACGTCCAAGTGGTCGCGCTGCCGATCAGCTCCGCTCGATCCGCATTACCCGCAACTACACCAAACACGCCGAGGGATCTGTACTGGTCGAATTCGGTGATACCAAGGTCATCTGCACCGTCAGCGTCGAAAACGGCGTGCCGCGTTTCCTTAAAGGCCAGGGCCAGGGTTGGTTGACCGCCGAGTACGGCATGCTGCCGCGCGCCACCGGCGAGCGAAACCAGCGTGAAGCCAGCCGTGGCAAGCAGGGTGGTCGTACCCTGGAAATCCAGCGTTTGATCGGCCGTTCCCTGCGCGCTGCGCTGGACATGTCGAAACTGGGCGACGTCACTCTGTACGTCGACTGCGACGTGATCCAGGCTGACGGCGGCACCCGCACCGCATCCATCACCGGCGCCATGGTTGCTCTGGTTGACGCATTGAAAGTGATCAAGAAGCGCGGTGGCCTGAAAGGTGGCGACCCGCTCAAGCAAATGATCGCTGCGGTGTCGGTCGGCATGTATCAGGGCGAACCCGTGCTGGATCTGGACTATCTTGAAGATTCCGCTGCCGAGACTGACCTCAACGTCGTCATGACCAGCACCGGTGGTTTCATCGAAGTGCAGGGCACCGCCGAAGGTGCACCGTTCCAGCCTGAAGACCTCAACGCCATGCTGGAACTGGCCAAGAAAGGCATGAACGAAATCTTCGAACTGCAAAAATCCGCACTGGCTGACTGA
- a CDS encoding DUF4870 domain-containing protein yields the protein MSDEQELLPKPSQEVRQWAMFCHLSALLGIWIPFGTLIGPLILWQMKRETDPFIDAQGKEALNFQITVAIASAICFLLMVLIIGFFLFGLLAIGALILTIIAGVKANEGFPYRYPFTWRLIK from the coding sequence ATGAGTGATGAGCAAGAGCTGCTGCCCAAGCCGAGCCAGGAGGTTCGCCAGTGGGCGATGTTTTGTCACTTGTCCGCCTTGCTGGGGATCTGGATTCCGTTCGGCACGTTGATCGGGCCGCTGATCCTCTGGCAGATGAAACGCGAGACGGACCCGTTCATCGATGCGCAGGGTAAAGAAGCTTTGAATTTTCAGATCACCGTGGCGATTGCTTCGGCGATTTGTTTCCTGCTGATGGTGCTGATTATTGGCTTCTTCCTGTTTGGCCTGTTGGCCATCGGCGCGCTGATTTTGACCATTATTGCTGGTGTGAAGGCTAACGAAGGGTTTCCGTATCGTTATCCGTTTACCTGGCGGCTGATCAAATAA
- the gltS gene encoding sodium/glutamate symporter encodes MIQLDFYGTLVAASLVLLLGRGLVTRVGFMRSYNIPEPVAGGLLVALILLLLRAFDIEVRFDTSLQTPLMLAFFATIGLSADFASLKKGGRIVGIFLLAVTGLLVVQNAMGIGLATLLGLDPLMGLLTGSITLAGGHGTGAAWGTVFSEKYGLASASELAMASATFGLVLGGLIGGPVARLLIKRVTVPGCNHQEAPRLPKGFEQPNKERSITPFSFIETLALIAVSLLAGNLLNGLLHGTAFELPTFVCVLFVGVVLRNGLSALGLYQVFEREVSVLGNVSLSLFLAIALMSLKLWDLAALALPIFIILAVQALVMALFAIFVTFRVMGRNYDAAVLAAGHCGFGLGATPTAIANMQAVTQRYGPSQIAFLVVPMVGAFFIDIINVIVIKLYLALPFFAAV; translated from the coding sequence ATGATTCAGCTCGATTTTTACGGAACGCTAGTGGCCGCCTCCTTGGTACTTCTGCTGGGGCGCGGACTAGTTACACGTGTTGGTTTCATGCGTAGTTACAATATTCCTGAACCTGTAGCGGGTGGCCTGCTGGTTGCCTTGATCCTATTGCTGCTACGAGCATTCGATATTGAAGTGCGCTTCGATACCTCCCTGCAAACGCCGTTGATGCTGGCCTTTTTCGCCACCATCGGTCTGAGTGCGGATTTCGCCAGCCTGAAGAAAGGCGGGCGCATCGTCGGAATATTCCTGCTGGCAGTCACCGGGTTGCTGGTGGTGCAGAACGCGATGGGTATCGGCTTGGCCACCCTGCTCGGACTCGACCCATTGATGGGCCTGCTGACAGGCTCGATCACCCTGGCGGGCGGTCACGGCACCGGTGCGGCATGGGGGACGGTGTTCAGTGAGAAGTACGGTTTGGCTTCCGCCTCCGAGCTGGCGATGGCCTCTGCGACGTTCGGTCTGGTGCTGGGCGGGTTGATCGGTGGGCCGGTTGCTCGTTTACTGATCAAGCGCGTGACAGTGCCCGGCTGCAATCACCAGGAAGCGCCGCGCCTGCCAAAGGGTTTCGAGCAGCCGAACAAAGAGCGCTCGATCACGCCATTTTCGTTTATCGAAACGTTGGCACTGATCGCTGTCAGCCTGTTGGCTGGCAATCTGTTGAATGGTCTGCTGCACGGCACCGCGTTCGAGCTGCCGACGTTCGTCTGTGTGCTGTTCGTCGGCGTGGTGCTGCGCAACGGTCTGTCGGCGCTTGGCCTGTATCAGGTGTTCGAGCGTGAAGTTTCGGTGCTGGGCAATGTCAGTCTGTCGCTGTTTCTGGCGATTGCCCTGATGTCGCTGAAGTTGTGGGATCTGGCGGCACTGGCCTTGCCGATCTTCATCATTCTGGCGGTGCAGGCGCTGGTCATGGCGCTCTTCGCGATCTTCGTGACGTTCAGGGTGATGGGTCGCAACTACGATGCCGCTGTTCTGGCTGCCGGGCATTGCGGGTTCGGTCTCGGCGCCACACCGACCGCTATTGCCAACATGCAGGCAGTGACGCAGCGCTACGGCCCTTCGCAGATTGCCTTTCTGGTGGTGCCAATGGTGGGCGCGTTCTTCATCGACATTATCAATGTCATTGTGATCAAGCTGTATCTGGCCCTGCCATTCTTCGCGGCAGTCTGA
- a CDS encoding exodeoxyribonuclease III: MRIISVNVNGIQAAVERGLLSWLQAQNADVICLQDTRASAFELDDPAFQLDGYFLYACDAEVPAQGGVALYSRLQPKAVISGLGFETADRYGRYLQADFDKVSIATLLFPSGMNGDEDLNQKFKLMDDFGKYLDKQRRKRREYIYCGSLYVAQQKLDIKNWRDSQQSPGFLAPERAWMDEIVGNMGYVDALREVSREGDQYSWWPDNEQAEMLNLGWRFDYQILTPGLRRSVRSARLPRQPRFSQHAPLIVDYDWTLTI, from the coding sequence ATGCGGATCATCAGTGTGAACGTCAATGGTATTCAGGCTGCAGTCGAGCGTGGTTTGCTCAGTTGGCTGCAAGCACAGAATGCCGACGTCATCTGCCTGCAGGACACCCGTGCCTCCGCCTTTGAACTGGATGACCCAGCCTTCCAACTGGATGGCTACTTCCTTTATGCCTGCGATGCTGAAGTCCCTGCCCAAGGTGGCGTGGCTTTGTATTCGCGGTTGCAACCGAAGGCTGTCATCAGCGGTCTCGGTTTCGAGACGGCCGACCGCTACGGGCGCTACCTGCAAGCAGATTTCGACAAAGTCAGTATTGCCACCTTGCTGTTTCCTTCGGGGATGAACGGCGATGAGGACTTGAACCAGAAGTTCAAGCTCATGGACGACTTCGGCAAATACCTGGACAAACAGCGACGCAAACGTCGCGAGTACATTTATTGTGGCTCGCTGTATGTTGCGCAGCAGAAGCTCGACATCAAAAACTGGCGCGACAGCCAGCAATCACCGGGCTTCCTGGCGCCAGAACGCGCCTGGATGGACGAGATTGTCGGCAACATGGGCTACGTCGATGCCTTGCGCGAAGTCAGCCGTGAAGGCGACCAGTACAGCTGGTGGCCGGACAACGAGCAGGCCGAGATGCTCAATCTGGGCTGGCGCTTCGACTACCAGATCCTGACCCCGGGCTTGCGGCGCTCCGTGCGCAGCGCACGCCTGCCGCGTCAGCCACGGTTTTCGCAGCATGCGCCGCTGATCGTCGACTACGACTGGACGCTGACCATCTAA
- the pyrE gene encoding orotate phosphoribosyltransferase, whose product MQAYQRDFIRFAIDRGVLRFGEFTLKSGRTSPYFFNAGLFNSGSALAQLGRFYAAAIVESGIPFDVLFGPAYKGIPLAATTAVALAEHHDRDLPWCFNRKEAKAHGEGGSLVGAPLTGDVLIIDDVITAGTAIREVMQIIASQDGAKAAGVLIALNRQERGNGELSAIQEVERDFGIPVISIVSLNQVLEFLADDPQLKQHLPAVEAYRAQFGV is encoded by the coding sequence ATGCAAGCGTATCAGCGCGATTTCATTCGTTTTGCCATCGATCGCGGCGTTTTGCGCTTCGGTGAGTTCACCCTGAAGTCCGGGCGCACCAGTCCTTACTTCTTCAACGCCGGCCTGTTCAACTCGGGTTCGGCCCTGGCGCAGCTGGGGCGTTTCTACGCGGCAGCCATCGTCGAAAGCGGTATTCCCTTCGACGTACTGTTCGGCCCGGCCTACAAAGGCATCCCGCTGGCGGCAACCACTGCCGTCGCGCTGGCCGAGCATCACGACCGTGACCTGCCATGGTGCTTCAACCGCAAGGAAGCCAAGGCCCACGGCGAAGGCGGCAGCCTGGTTGGCGCGCCGCTGACCGGCGACGTACTGATCATCGATGACGTGATTACGGCTGGCACGGCAATCCGCGAAGTGATGCAGATCATCGCTTCCCAGGACGGCGCCAAGGCTGCCGGCGTGCTGATCGCCCTGAATCGTCAGGAGCGTGGCAACGGAGAGTTGTCGGCGATCCAGGAAGTCGAGCGTGACTTTGGTATCCCGGTGATCAGCATTGTTTCGCTGAATCAGGTGCTGGAGTTCCTCGCCGACGATCCGCAGCTCAAGCAACACTTGCCAGCCGTCGAAGCATACCGCGCCCAGTTCGGCGTGTAA
- the argB gene encoding acetylglutamate kinase, with protein sequence MTLEREAAAHTAQVLSEALPYIRRYVGKTLVIKYGGNAMESEELKTGFARDIVLMKAVGINPVVVHGGGPQIGDLLKRLSIESHFVDGMRVTDAATMDVVEMVLGGQVNKSIVNLINRHGGSAIGLTGKDAGLIRAKKLTVTRQTPEMTQPEIIDIGQVGEVVGINTELLNLLVKGNFIPVIAPIGVGENGESYNINADLVAGKVAEALKAEKLMLLTNIAGLMDKSGTVLTGLSTQQVDDLIADGTIYGGMLPKIRCALEAVQGGVGSSLIIDGRVPNAILLEIFTDTGVGTLISNRKRP encoded by the coding sequence ATGACCCTCGAACGCGAAGCCGCCGCCCATACCGCCCAGGTCTTGTCCGAAGCGTTGCCTTACATCCGACGTTATGTCGGCAAGACCCTGGTGATCAAATACGGCGGCAACGCGATGGAAAGCGAGGAGCTGAAAACCGGCTTCGCCCGCGACATCGTCTTGATGAAAGCCGTGGGCATCAACCCGGTGGTCGTGCACGGTGGCGGTCCGCAGATCGGTGATCTGCTCAAACGCCTGTCGATCGAAAGCCACTTCGTCGATGGCATGCGCGTCACCGACGCGGCGACCATGGACGTGGTCGAAATGGTCTTGGGCGGTCAGGTCAACAAAAGCATCGTCAACCTGATCAACCGCCACGGCGGCAGCGCCATCGGCCTGACCGGTAAAGATGCCGGGCTGATTCGTGCGAAGAAGCTCACTGTGACCCGCCAGACGCCGGAGATGACTCAACCGGAAATCATCGACATCGGTCAGGTGGGCGAAGTGGTCGGGATCAACACCGAACTGCTGAACCTGCTGGTCAAAGGCAATTTCATTCCGGTGATTGCGCCGATCGGTGTCGGTGAAAACGGCGAGTCGTACAACATCAACGCCGATCTGGTCGCCGGTAAAGTCGCCGAGGCACTGAAAGCCGAGAAGCTGATGCTGCTGACCAACATCGCCGGCCTGATGGACAAGTCGGGTACCGTGTTGACCGGCCTGAGCACGCAGCAGGTCGACGATCTGATCGCCGACGGCACCATCTACGGCGGCATGCTGCCGAAGATCCGTTGCGCGCTGGAAGCGGTTCAGGGCGGCGTGGGTAGCTCGCTGATCATCGACGGGCGCGTGCCGAACGCGATCCTGCTGGAAATCTTCACCGACACCGGTGTGGGCACGCTGATCAGCAATCGCAAGCGTCCGTAA
- the dut gene encoding dUTP diphosphatase codes for MHALQAKILDPRIGTDFPLPQYATPGSAGLDLRAMLDQDIVIKPGETVLIPTGLSVYIGDPNLAALILPRSGMGHKHGIVLGNLVGLIDSDYQGPLMVSCWNRGQTDFTMTVGERLAQLVLVPVVQAHFEMVEEFVETERGTGGFGHTGTK; via the coding sequence ATGCACGCTTTGCAAGCCAAGATCCTCGACCCACGCATCGGCACCGATTTCCCGCTGCCGCAATACGCCACGCCAGGCTCCGCCGGCCTCGACCTGCGCGCGATGCTGGATCAGGACATCGTGATCAAGCCGGGTGAAACCGTGCTGATTCCCACCGGCCTGTCGGTTTACATCGGCGACCCGAACCTCGCCGCGCTGATCCTGCCGCGCTCGGGCATGGGCCATAAACACGGCATCGTGCTGGGTAACCTCGTCGGTTTGATCGACTCCGATTACCAGGGCCCGCTGATGGTGTCGTGCTGGAACCGTGGCCAGACCGACTTCACCATGACCGTCGGCGAACGCCTGGCGCAACTGGTGCTGGTACCGGTGGTACAGGCACACTTTGAAATGGTTGAAGAGTTCGTCGAAACCGAACGCGGCACTGGCGGCTTCGGTCACACCGGCACCAAATAA
- the coaBC gene encoding bifunctional phosphopantothenoylcysteine decarboxylase/phosphopantothenate--cysteine ligase CoaBC — translation MQRLYRKRIVLGVGGGIAAYKSADLVRRLIDQGAEVRVVMTHGGAEFITPLTMQALSGHPVHLDLLDPAAEAAMGHIELAKWADLVLIAPATADLIARLAQGIANDLLTTLVLATDAVVAVAPAMNQAMWRDPATQANLQLLESRGLKTFGPASGSQACGDVGMGRMMEATDLAQCAADCFQRQALTGKHVVITAGPTQENIDPVRYITNHSSGKMGFALAEAAVEAGARVTLISGPVHLPTPDRVTRIDVVSARDMLAACESAIPCDVFIASAAVADYRPEVVAPQKLKKDPTSGDGFVLQMVRNPDILATIATRPDRPFSVGFAAETEHLLDYAARKLKDKNLDLIVANDVANPSIGFNSEENACSVIDRALHATVFAQTSKSKIARQLVTFIAERLNQV, via the coding sequence ATGCAGCGGCTGTATCGGAAACGCATCGTTCTGGGCGTCGGCGGCGGCATCGCGGCCTACAAGAGCGCTGATCTGGTTCGTCGCCTGATCGATCAGGGCGCTGAAGTGCGCGTGGTCATGACCCACGGCGGCGCTGAGTTCATCACCCCGCTGACCATGCAGGCGCTGTCCGGCCACCCGGTGCACCTCGACTTGCTCGACCCGGCCGCGGAAGCCGCGATGGGCCACATCGAGCTGGCGAAATGGGCCGATCTGGTGCTGATCGCCCCGGCCACCGCCGACCTGATCGCGCGTCTGGCCCAAGGCATTGCCAACGATTTGCTGACCACGCTGGTGCTGGCCACCGATGCCGTCGTGGCGGTCGCGCCGGCAATGAATCAGGCGATGTGGCGCGATCCGGCCACCCAGGCCAACCTGCAACTCCTCGAAAGCCGTGGACTGAAGACCTTCGGCCCGGCCTCGGGCAGCCAGGCCTGTGGCGACGTCGGCATGGGCCGGATGATGGAAGCCACCGACCTCGCACAATGCGCGGCAGACTGCTTTCAGCGTCAGGCACTGACCGGCAAACACGTGGTGATTACTGCCGGCCCCACCCAGGAAAACATCGATCCGGTGCGCTACATCACTAACCACAGCTCCGGCAAAATGGGCTTTGCCCTTGCCGAAGCCGCGGTGGAAGCCGGCGCCCGCGTCACGCTGATCAGCGGCCCGGTGCACCTGCCAACGCCGGATCGCGTCACGCGCATTGATGTGGTCAGTGCCCGCGACATGCTCGCGGCCTGTGAATCGGCGATCCCGTGCGACGTGTTCATCGCCTCGGCAGCCGTGGCGGACTACCGCCCGGAAGTGGTTGCCCCGCAAAAACTCAAGAAAGATCCTACGAGCGGTGACGGCTTCGTCCTGCAAATGGTGCGCAATCCAGACATCCTGGCCACCATCGCGACCCGTCCCGACCGTCCGTTCAGTGTCGGCTTTGCCGCCGAGACCGAACATCTGCTCGACTACGCTGCACGCAAGCTGAAGGACAAGAATCTCGATTTGATCGTCGCCAATGACGTCGCCAACCCGAGCATCGGTTTCAACAGCGAAGAAAACGCCTGCAGCGTGATTGACCGTGCGCTGCATGCCACGGTTTTCGCCCAGACCAGCAAGAGCAAGATCGCTCGCCAACTGGTCACTTTTATCGCCGAACGTCTGAACCAGGTTTAA
- the radC gene encoding RadC family protein encodes MSIRDWPAAERPRERLLEQGAASLSDAELLAIFLRTGVPGKSAVDLARHLLSQFGSLRLLLEADQDAFSKQLGLGPAKFAQLQAAQEMGKRHLAERSRQKPALENPQVVRDYLKAMLRHEPHEVFGCLFLDSKHQVLNFEALFRGSIDNTSVHPREVVKRALANNAAAVILCHNHPSGNTDPSQADRLLTKRLQKALDLIDVRVLDHFIVGDGEPLSMAECGWM; translated from the coding sequence ATGAGTATTCGCGATTGGCCGGCGGCGGAACGCCCGCGGGAAAGGTTGTTGGAACAAGGTGCGGCGAGTCTTTCGGATGCGGAACTGCTGGCGATTTTCCTTCGTACCGGCGTGCCGGGGAAAAGTGCGGTGGATCTGGCGCGGCATTTGTTGAGTCAGTTCGGCAGCCTGCGTTTGCTGCTTGAGGCCGATCAGGACGCCTTCAGCAAACAATTGGGTTTGGGTCCGGCAAAGTTTGCGCAGCTGCAAGCTGCGCAAGAAATGGGCAAGCGGCATCTGGCCGAACGCTCGCGCCAGAAACCTGCACTGGAAAACCCGCAAGTAGTCCGTGATTACCTTAAAGCCATGCTGAGGCATGAGCCACATGAAGTGTTCGGCTGTCTTTTTCTCGATTCAAAGCATCAGGTGCTGAATTTCGAGGCGCTGTTTCGCGGCTCGATCGACAACACCAGCGTGCACCCTCGGGAAGTGGTGAAACGTGCGTTGGCTAACAATGCGGCGGCGGTGATTCTCTGCCACAACCATCCGTCGGGGAACACGGATCCCAGTCAGGCGGATCGATTGCTGACCAAGCGCCTGCAAAAGGCTTTGGATCTGATTGATGTGCGGGTGCTCGATCACTTCATTGTTGGCGATGGAGAACCGCTGTCGATGGCGGAATGTGGCTGGATGTAA
- a CDS encoding ABC transporter substrate-binding protein — protein MRLAALPLLLAPLLLSPLAQAAALSVCTEASPEGFDVVQYNSLTTTNASADVLMNRLVDFDTASGKVVPSLADSWEVSTDGLSYVFKLHPQVKFHTTDYFKPSRELTAEDVKFSFDRMLDPANPWHKVAQSGFPHAQSMQLPALIKKIDALDPLTVRFTLDHPDSTFLATLSMGFASIYSAEYADKLMKAGATDKLNSQPIGTGPFVLNRFQKDAAIRYKANPDYFGGKPAVDPLIFAITPDANVRLQKLRRNECQIALSPKPLDVQAALKEPTLKVEKTDAFMTAFVGINSQHPPLDKPEVRQAINLAFDKANYIKAVFEDTAEAANGPYPPNTWSYAKSLPGYPHDVAKAKALLAKAGLKDGFQTTIWTRPSGSLLNPNPSLGAQLLQSDLAEIGIQAEIRVIEWGELIRRAKAGEHDLLFMGWAGDNGDPDNFLTPQFSCAAVKSGTNFARYCNADLDKLISAGKTTSEQGVRTKLYEQAQAQIQQQALWLPLAHPTAYALTRKDVQGYAVSPFGRQDYSKVNLK, from the coding sequence ATGCGCCTCGCTGCCCTACCCCTGCTGCTCGCCCCGCTCCTGCTGAGCCCTCTGGCCCAGGCTGCCGCACTGAGCGTCTGCACCGAGGCCAGCCCGGAAGGGTTCGACGTGGTGCAATACAACTCGCTCACCACCACCAACGCCTCGGCCGACGTACTGATGAACCGTCTGGTGGACTTCGACACGGCCAGCGGCAAAGTCGTGCCGAGCCTGGCCGACAGCTGGGAAGTCAGCACAGACGGCCTGAGCTATGTGTTCAAGCTGCATCCGCAGGTGAAGTTTCATACGACCGATTATTTCAAGCCGAGCCGCGAGCTGACCGCCGAAGACGTCAAATTCAGTTTCGACCGCATGCTCGACCCGGCCAACCCGTGGCACAAAGTCGCCCAGAGCGGCTTCCCGCATGCGCAGTCGATGCAGTTGCCGGCGCTGATCAAGAAGATCGACGCACTCGATCCGCTGACCGTGCGCTTCACCCTTGATCATCCGGATTCGACATTCCTCGCGACCCTGAGCATGGGCTTCGCTTCGATCTACTCCGCCGAATACGCCGACAAGCTGATGAAGGCCGGCGCGACGGACAAGCTCAACAGCCAGCCGATCGGCACTGGCCCGTTCGTGCTCAACCGTTTCCAGAAAGACGCGGCGATCCGTTACAAGGCCAACCCGGATTACTTCGGTGGCAAGCCTGCGGTGGATCCGCTGATCTTCGCCATTACCCCGGACGCCAACGTGCGCCTGCAAAAGCTGCGACGTAACGAATGCCAGATCGCCCTGTCGCCGAAGCCTCTCGACGTACAGGCCGCGCTGAAAGAGCCCACACTGAAAGTCGAAAAGACTGACGCGTTCATGACCGCATTCGTCGGCATCAACAGCCAGCATCCACCGCTGGACAAGCCGGAAGTGCGCCAAGCGATCAACCTCGCATTCGACAAGGCCAACTACATCAAGGCGGTGTTCGAAGACACCGCCGAAGCGGCCAACGGCCCTTATCCGCCAAACACCTGGAGCTACGCAAAGAGCCTGCCGGGGTATCCACACGATGTCGCCAAAGCCAAGGCGCTGCTGGCCAAGGCCGGTTTGAAGGATGGTTTCCAGACCACCATCTGGACGCGTCCGTCCGGCAGCCTGCTCAACCCGAACCCAAGCCTCGGCGCGCAATTGTTGCAGTCGGATCTGGCAGAAATCGGCATTCAGGCGGAAATCCGCGTGATCGAGTGGGGCGAGCTGATTCGCCGCGCCAAGGCCGGCGAGCATGATCTGCTGTTCATGGGCTGGGCCGGCGATAACGGCGACCCGGATAACTTCCTCACGCCGCAGTTTTCCTGCGCGGCGGTCAAGTCAGGCACCAACTTCGCCCGCTACTGCAACGCCGATCTGGACAAGCTGATCAGCGCCGGCAAGACCACCAGCGAGCAAGGTGTGCGCACCAAGCTGTACGAGCAGGCGCAGGCGCAGATTCAACAGCAGGCGCTGTGGTTGCCGCTGGCGCACCCAACCGCCTACGCACTGACGCGTAAAGACGTGCAGGGTTACGCCGTCAGCCCGTTTGGCCGCCAGGACTACTCCAAGGTCAACCTGAAATAA
- the rpmB gene encoding 50S ribosomal protein L28 has product MSRVCQVTGKGPVTGNNISHANNKTRRRFLPNLQHHRFWVEEEKRFVRLRVSAKGMRIIDKRGITVVLAELRRDGKI; this is encoded by the coding sequence ATGTCGAGAGTATGTCAAGTTACCGGTAAGGGTCCGGTGACTGGGAATAACATTTCCCACGCAAACAACAAAACCCGTCGTCGTTTCCTGCCGAACCTGCAGCATCACCGCTTCTGGGTTGAAGAAGAGAAACGTTTTGTGCGTCTGCGCGTATCTGCCAAAGGCATGCGTATCATCGACAAGCGTGGCATCACTGTCGTGCTCGCCGAACTTCGCCGCGATGGCAAGATTTAA
- the rpmG gene encoding 50S ribosomal protein L33: protein MRELIRLISSAGTGHFYTTDKNKRTTPDKIEIKKYDPVVRKHVIYKEGKIK, encoded by the coding sequence ATGCGTGAATTGATTCGTTTGATCTCGAGCGCCGGTACTGGTCACTTCTACACTACCGACAAGAACAAGCGTACTACCCCGGACAAAATCGAGATCAAGAAATATGATCCGGTTGTTCGCAAGCACGTGATCTACAAGGAAGGCAAAATCAAGTAA
- a CDS encoding cupin domain-containing protein encodes MNIQNVVDISLTSSEAERYRPDPAKVLKGDPEQAVFHQYDSPCGQMGVGVWEGAVGQWTVNYTEHEYCEILQGVSVLRDSDGNAKTLRVGDRFVIPAGFRGTWEVLEACRKVYVIFEQKA; translated from the coding sequence ATGAACATCCAGAACGTCGTCGACATCAGCCTTACCAGCAGCGAAGCCGAACGCTATCGCCCGGACCCGGCCAAAGTGCTCAAGGGTGATCCTGAACAGGCCGTGTTTCATCAATACGATAGCCCTTGTGGGCAGATGGGCGTTGGCGTGTGGGAAGGTGCGGTTGGGCAGTGGACGGTGAATTACACCGAGCACGAATACTGCGAGATTTTGCAGGGCGTTTCGGTACTGCGGGACAGCGATGGCAATGCCAAGACCTTGCGTGTTGGCGACCGGTTTGTGATTCCGGCGGGGTTTCGTGGCACCTGGGAAGTGCTGGAGGCTTGCCGCAAGGTCTATGTGATTTTCGAACAGAAAGCCTGA